In Arthrobacter sp. B3I9, the following are encoded in one genomic region:
- a CDS encoding SDR family oxidoreductase: MEDTTSFSPATAIVTGSDSGIGRATAVALANAGLDVGITWHSDQEGAEATADEVRSLGRQAVVRRLDTTDVRGAAAAIDALAEELGGVDVFVNNAGTGDNVAFLDLDFETWMQTLDTNLNGAFVCLQAAARRMVKQGRGGRLIAVTSVHELQPRVGSSAYDASKHGLGGLVKTMALELAEHGITANNVAPGEIATPMTGQTDQDPTQTDRPGVPLGRPGDAREVAAVIAFLASPASSYVTGATWAVDGGMLQMGPQAGSHITGHDWRKG; this comes from the coding sequence ATGGAAGACACCACCAGCTTCTCGCCTGCCACAGCGATCGTCACGGGCTCGGACTCCGGCATAGGCCGCGCCACGGCTGTGGCGCTGGCCAACGCCGGACTCGACGTCGGCATCACCTGGCATTCCGATCAGGAAGGCGCCGAAGCAACGGCGGACGAGGTCCGCAGCCTGGGGCGCCAGGCCGTGGTCCGCCGCCTGGACACCACCGATGTCCGTGGAGCCGCGGCTGCCATTGACGCGCTCGCGGAGGAGCTGGGCGGTGTGGACGTGTTCGTCAATAACGCCGGCACGGGCGACAACGTGGCCTTCCTGGACCTGGACTTCGAGACCTGGATGCAGACCCTCGACACCAACCTCAACGGCGCGTTCGTCTGCCTGCAGGCAGCGGCCCGGCGCATGGTCAAGCAGGGGCGGGGCGGACGCCTCATTGCCGTCACCAGCGTCCACGAACTCCAGCCGCGGGTGGGCTCCTCAGCCTACGACGCGTCCAAGCACGGCCTGGGCGGGCTGGTCAAGACCATGGCCCTGGAACTCGCCGAGCACGGCATCACCGCAAACAACGTCGCCCCCGGGGAGATTGCCACTCCCATGACCGGACAGACGGACCAGGACCCCACCCAGACAGACCGACCGGGTGTCCCCCTCGGCCGTCCGGGAGATGCCCGGGAGGTGGCGGCCGTCATCGCGTTCCTGGCCTCCCCGGCCTCCAGCTATGTCACCGGCGCCACCTGGGCTGTGGACGGCGGCATGCTGCAGATGGGGCCGCAGGCCGGCTCGCACATCACGGGGCACGATTGGCGGAAGGGTTAG